The DNA sequence CTCTCACCTGCCGCCCCCCATAAAGTACAAAAAGTCTACTTCATCACCCTCTTTTACCATAGTTGATGAAAAGTTCTCTCGGTCAAGAAATTCACCATTGAGCTGAACAGAAACCATATCAGGCATCTCCACATCGAGAGTTTTAAGTAGCTGTGTGATTGAAAGCGGTGTATCCAGTGAAGTGGATTCGCCGTTAACTGAAATTTTCATTGCCCCTCCATCTGCTTTATGTTGATCAATTTGATCAAGTTTAGTTTAAAACAAAAGGCCATTTCTCATGAGCG is a window from the Chitinispirillales bacterium ANBcel5 genome containing:
- the thiS gene encoding sulfur carrier protein ThiS, coding for MKISVNGESTSLDTPLSITQLLKTLDVEMPDMVSVQLNGEFLDRENFSSTMVKEGDEVDFLYFMGGGR